From Rhineura floridana isolate rRhiFlo1 chromosome 12, rRhiFlo1.hap2, whole genome shotgun sequence:
GGGATGATCCACATGAATATTAAAGTCCCCTAAACTGAGAGTGGGAATATTATGGGACAGAAAGAAAGTCAACCATGAACCaatattttataataatttttcttTAGTTCAGCTGAGATCAGTTTAGAGGGAGTATAAACCCATAACTCAAGCCCATTCTTCCATATTACTCTTTCTTCCTAAATCTCCCATTCCCTCAGAAATGTAGTTACTGTTTGTTTTCTGTCCAAAACTatattatacagtcacgagagtggctgttgtatactatagccagcgtggagttttcacattccatcatgttaaattcaaaatacccccatgtcatcctgctgcttcccataagctcaattcaaaacaaaaccttataaaatttatAGTCCAGAACTCGGAAACgcgtgcttaacaaccctctaagttttcatggcaatacacacaacagtcagagagaatcgagagttcaaagtgtaaaaagagaggggggaaacagaTCCTTGTTGGACgtttttctgtcagttctcataattttttcaaattaattaaaaatcagccatgttcatagagttcctgtaatcctattactgaccctgCTCCACACTCTGActgtcatcttctgcagtttaaaaattaaaacacaaaatgcatgtctgatttttaaagaaaattaacattgcagtctatgatagcacaggcatattcaataagaaccagctgtcactgCTCTAAAAGCCAGTCTGTTTAGcatagctaatcagggggccacacgcaGACCGGACATTTATTCCGCTCTAGGagactgacagaactccagtggtcagagtggtttaacagtcaacccaattcaattctcttcccagagaattctggggatttttagctctatgaggggaatagggcatctcgtagcaactctcaggacccttcacaaactacacttcccaggattctttgggggaaatcatgacagttttaaagtggaataaaaatctGGCATGGATGcagtcagggacagctttggtttaaatttgggtagatTACacgtgcctactgtagaataaaaaggtgggggaaacctcaAAAAATAGTGATactgttaaaaatgttttccgtttggaaagggcctttccctctgcccagtatccacccacccaatctctgcccctctctcccccttcttccctaccaccaccctttctccccccccccggtcagtttcacctatcctgattgctcaagagtaaatcccattgaatataagcatgcaaatgatcaatcctatCCCCCTAGCCCCTCTCCCTCTGgttagtttcacttatcctaaacatgattgcatgaaGTAAattccagtgaactcaataagcatgcaaatgatcaaacctgccttccttctccccctcccctcccctctgccctccctcctcccccatagtccATTTCACCTATCCTGGTtgcagggggggaaatcccattgaactcaataagcatgcaaatgatcaatcaattcccAGCAAAttttcacaggatcccatttcttacctcccagattaaaaagcagagaaattcactaataggaaaaaaacccttgtggttaaAGAAcgttcctatagccaacagatatttctatcaaactttaaagagcaggaaaattgggcagctctagtgaatgcattaaagaagcaggagacttgacctcctctgagatgttgtcctgccctacaaatctgtaaaaatgcaaacaccatttgggttggtctttcacagtccaatccacttcctatgtagcttggaagaatttgataacgccCACCCTCACCTTCCTTTCAGGGCTAAGCTTGATTAGATGCTAAGTAGCTGCAGAACTGCATCACTGTAGTGTCCACAGtctctttgcaagggaggaggatgggaagacTAGAACAACTGCCCCCATCCAGCACCCCTCCCCTTTGGCTATGCCACCAGGGTCACTGGCCATCAGCTGCCATTGTCTGAAGATTTTGAGACAGTGGGGGTGGGagcaagagacagagagaggaagagagctgATCTTCCCCACACGTGTGCAAGTGTGGCTTGGAACTGCCTGCTCTGATGGTTAAGAGACTTACATCTTGTGGTCTTTTGGTCTTTTTTGCATTGAGGGGGATCTCACCTTGGCCAGTGAGAGACAGTGGGTGTCCATTCCCATCCATCAATGGACCAGGGCCCAAATTCATACTATTTCTTAGAGGCCACAAAACAGTATCCTGGTTGTTTATGTGGTACAACAGGTGGAGGTCCTTCTAGTAGAGGTGAGTTGGGCACAATCCAAAGTGCCCGACTGGGAGCTCCACACAGTAACCTAGTACATTACTTAGAACTCAAGTAGACCTCCCTtttctaatacagtagggccccactcatatggtggcttacgttccagacccccgttgtaaagcgaaaaccgctgtaaagcggaacccattgaatagaatggcgcgcaatgccccaaaaccgccgtaaaaacggaacaagcaccgtatgagtagggctttagtctaattgcgtctaattgagaccgctgtattagcgaatcgctgtaaagcggggccctactgtagtacatTCATATATCCATGACTCTACACTGGAAAAAACTCTACCTAGCGCCAAACCAACATTTAGTAAAACTCTTTTTTTACACCTGCAGAAGAGAGGAGGCTGGACACAATGCTGTAACAGTTTGGTGTGAGTTATTCAATTTCCCCACTATGTAACTTTTGTTGGAAATACCAAAATGGACTTTTAAGTATATGAAGAGCTCTAAATCCTCAGTTCAGTACATTAAAATTAAGTCTTACAATAAAAGGTCTGTTTACCTGcaggaattccccccccctttagacGTGTTTACTTAGCTCAGATTTCAAACTACACCTACAGAACATCTGCCTGGGACATTCTTTAACTAGCCGCTAAGTGAGCATCTTTATGCCTGCTCAACAAGCAAATTTACTTACTCTTCTGAAAACGTTTGTATCAGCTTATGCTTAACATTGTCTTCTTCGTTTCTTGTGAGTTGTATTTTAAGGGCCGttggctacaaacaataaaaatctgaTTGACTTGACTGCAAATCCATAAACGTGGGGGATTTTTGCacttttaattaattacatttgtataccgccccatagctgaagctctctgggcggtttacaacaattaaaacatttaatgtTGATtactattatatattttattttttaaattgttttgcttttaagtcaCAGTGTctatttataatttaataaataagactGAAAAATAACCCCCTTGCATTTGTGCAGGAACACAATGCTGTCCCATCAAATGACACTGCTCCTCACTGCACAACTGACAGCATTTCCCTTTGATGTTGTAGAAACAGGCAGTCTGAGTGACTGGCGATGCTTCCTGCACCCCAGATCTGCAAGCAATGAATGCAGCCCCTTATAACCGACAAGGCCAGAGATGACATTTTTTGATAGCAGAACTTCTTGGATCTTGTTGTTAAGTTGCAGCCCAGACGCACCACACGAGCCCTTGAAAATCCTGATACACAGACAATATAGCTGTGATTTCTCCCCATCCATCTCTTTAGCTACCCTCCTTCTCAATCTGCTGTAGGCTGAAACTGGAGTCCTGCTGTTCTAGCACAGGGGTTGCCAGCGTCACATCCTCCCTGGCACTCCTAGGGTCCCTTCCTGCCACAGAGGCATTCTGTCATAGCCAACAGACTTTAatggtggggtgtgtgatggacaTGAGAGTTTCTCCAGTTTATAAacgggccccaaaaggttggtggcCCCCGCTCTCAAAGGAAGGAGACGAGGGGACTGCAAGCGGAATAAGACCATCAAACCCAAAGTGGCACCCCCCCCTCCTTTGCCACTTACAGAAGTCCAGGCTCATCTCAAAATGCCCCCTTGGCCACTCGCTCTAGCCAGAGAGAAGACCCCAAGCTCACCTCTTCTGCAAGCTGCAGGCACTCCCGCAAGGTGCCTGCAATCCTGTTGGCCAgcctgagctgctgctgctgctgtgattcctcctcctcctcctcctcctcctccatgcaatCCCAGAAGGAGTGCTCTGGACCCGCCTTCGCCTTTGGCAGCCTTGTAGGAGGCAGGGTCATTGGTGGGCGCTTGTAGCGTTTTCCTCGGGAAGCCAGCCATTGCTCCAGCAGTTTCCTAAGGGACAGCAAGGACTCTTCACAACAATATCACTGGTTCTGCCTCTGATGCATCTCTCAGGCTAAAGTCTCACTGCCCCTTTTGATCACCTCTGCAGGCATTCCAAGTAATATTTAAACGCCAGAGCAAAGCTGAGGTCACACCTCCCCCACGACAGGGtcatttcttttttaatcatCCTTCAGCACATGTCCTTTGTTCATATGCTGATCTTTCCACACCTTCTGTATTGATTTTGAGTGTCAGGCCCTTcgaccagaatgatcagggcAGCTATCCCTGCACACAAAATGACTGGACAAGAGGCAGCAGCTCAGGCTCAAATGCAAAAGGTCTATTTGCAAGCACATTTCCTCACACAGAGGTACTTTAGCTTGCTATTTCCAAACTGACATCTTGAAATGACTAATTGAACAATTAGTGGAACACACTGGAAACACTGAATACCCCGGCTTAGCGAGGATCTAAAGGTTACTTTGCATATCAGAGCCCACCGTCAGATGCACGAGTGATTTAGGCATCTATTTTGTCATGCACCACCCCAAGGGGGCTATCCCTAGAGTCCAATTCGCACACAGAAAAGATGCAAACCTGCAGTGTGCCTGCCACATGACCCAATGTACATAAGAAGCTAAACATCCCAGGGACAAAACCAAGAAAGGGCACTCAGGGACCCTCCCCAGCATAAGCAGCAAGGGGAAGGCCGCCTTGGGACATCTCTCCCAAGAACTGGTGCGGACACACCCTTAGAAAGAACAGCCCAGCTCCTCCCCCCAGGAGCCGCTTTGCTTTCATTTCACAGTGGTTCTCTCAGGCAAACTTAGGGCTGCAGATGAGACCAGCTCCCATGGTACACTGGGGGCCAAACTTGCCTCCGGTCCTGAGTCCCCGGGGTCTTCGGCTCTTGGCCTCCCCCTGCAGCCAGCTGCTTCGATTTGGGTGTGCCTCTTCCCCGTCTTACAGAGCCAGGTGCTGTCCTTCCTGTGCAGCACTCAGAGAGCAGGAGCCTGGCGCCGGACTCCAAGGTCCTGGGCATTTGCCTTTGTTTCGTGCTGCTCCAATTCTTCTCCGCTGCGCTCCTGTTCTGGCTGATGCCACCACATGCTGCTGAAAGGCACCTCCCAGACGTGGGCCTCAGCTTTCTTCTTAATGTCACCGAGCGGCTAGACGGCTCCTGCAGAGCATTAGCCTGCTGCATGGACTGCCCCCTCTGAAGAATGCCCACGGCTGTGTGTGTTGACTGCCCTGCCTGTTCCCTCCCAGCAACAGATCCTCTAAACACACCTGCAGCCTGTCGAGTCTCTACTGATTGCTTTACGAATCTAGGATTTTGGCCTCGGCTTCTAATAGTAGAGAAGCATCCAAGTTGTGAGGAAGGCCGTGCCCCTGAGATGCTACCGACTTGCCGCTGGAAATCACCTGGAGGGCCTCTGCGCTTTTCCTGGAGCTCTGCCTCAACAGCTTGACTTTTTTCAAGGGCATTGCTTGGTGGCTTTGACCCAAATTGGGACTTGGCTTTGAGGCTGAACCGAGACGTCTCTCTTTTCAGAGCCTGTCGGACAAAGTTCTCTTTATCCTGTTCTGCTTTTTCTTGAGAGCTCTTTGAGGGACGGCTCCATTTTGCACAGCCATTTACAGTCCCGGATGTTGCGAACAACTCCCACTTTTCAGACTCTCTTactgggcccaagtgatgtccaGCGGAGGTGCtgctcagcttctcagggtgccTTTTAGCAGGGGGCTTTGAGGGAACAGGAAGTGTGGGCCCCTTCCTTGGAAGGTGTGGGGGTGCAGCCGTTGGCTTCTGAGGCACAAGGGCCCTGGAGGGTCTGTCTGGACGAACTTTGCTGACAGGTGCCGACCATTTAGCCTCTGTTATTGATGCACTTTTGGTTGTGCTTGGGATACCATTTTTCTGGCATCTGACTGTCTGGAAATGAAAATAATCTATTTTATTTGTGAAACTTTTAAACCACCCTTTACCAAATAGAGCTCTGACAGCAGTTTATGCACAGTAGTGCTTAAAAACAGTGAAATAAAATGGTAAAAGCCTAGatccaaaagaaaaaaacatttaagcCATTAGATACTATTAATACAACAGCACCTCAATCCCCCCCCTAAAGCCTGATCTGGTGCCAGAAACCCACGAGAGCAGTAGCCATTCCTGCCTCTGGGGGAAGGAGTTCCCTCATCAGGGTGCCACTacggagaaggccctctctttcCTTGGGTACCACTCACCAGCTGGGCTTGCAGCAGGACCAAAACACCCCCATCCCCCATTGCAGAGCCCAGGACAAGCTTATATGGGGAGAGGCACTCTATCAAATGTTTTGGTCCTAATTTGTTTAGGGCTTTCCATATCAAACAGCAGTCTTACAAAACCAAAATGAAAGAGCCCAGTGTAGCTATGAGAGACGCATGCACAAAACGGCATGTTAAAGATGATCCTATAAAAGGCCTTTCCCTTTTGCAATGGACTCCTAATGCCCCCATCGTTTTCTGCAAAGGAGGTGATGAGAAATCTTTCCCTACTGGCGGAGTCAGTGTTTTGGAAGAGTTCCCCAGAAAAAACTCATGGTAGGGTATCACTGTTCGGGTCTAGcctgaaaaaaacaacaaca
This genomic window contains:
- the LOC133368713 gene encoding cytoskeleton-associated protein 2-like isoform X1 encodes the protein MGDQRPGPGPGAPARQQEEDAAAAASAATAAATERRRKLQEYLVAKGKLKPASAKLCLKDKRNQQNLAPSKAQLTVRCQKNGIPSTTKSASITEAKWSAPVSKVRPDRPSRALVPQKPTAAPPHLPRKGPTLPVPSKPPAKRHPEKLSSTSAGHHLGPVRESEKWELFATSGTVNGCAKWSRPSKSSQEKAEQDKENFVRQALKRETSRFSLKAKSQFGSKPPSNALEKSQAVEAELQEKRRGPPGDFQRQVGSISGARPSSQLGCFSTIRSRGQNPRFVKQSVETRQAAGVFRGSVAGREQAGQSTHTAVGILQRGQSMQQANALQEPSSRSVTLRRKLRPTSGRCLSAACGGISQNRSAAEKNWSSTKQRQMPRTLESGARLLLSECCTGRTAPGSVRRGRGTPKSKQLAAGGGQEPKTPGTQDRRKLLEQWLASRGKRYKRPPMTLPPTRLPKAKAGPEHSFWDCMEEEEEEEEESQQQQQLRLANRIAGTLRECLQLAEEGGPPAELLAMLSRIPEAEKFPQFWVCKAKLLARQGPVEAAGGPGAGLPEELRDVTVDPLKGSSKTAGAVPAEACFPSQEQTETSHQSDVQALACKPISAIKLQVLSLHRAKQPSARPGMKLLTPVRRSLRIERAAACYPQMLKDHDPVVSSLDEIMATDNGSQFVFCKNEALPEEVGMDGFLTGLH
- the LOC133368713 gene encoding cytoskeleton-associated protein 2-like isoform X2, whose translation is MGDQRPGPGPGAPARQQEEDAAAAASAATAAATERRRKLQEYLVAKGKLKPASAKLCLKDKRNQQNLAPSKAQLTVRCQKNGIPSTTKSASITEAKWSAPVSKVRPDRPSRALVPQKPTAAPPHLPRKGPTLPVPSKPPAKRHPEKLSSTSAGHHLGPVRESEKWELFATSGTVNGCAKWSRPSKSSQEKAEQDKENFVRQALKRETSRFSLKAKSQFGSKPPSNALEKSQAVEAELQEKRRGPPGDFQRQVGSISGARPSSQLGCFSTIRSRGQNPRFVKQSVETRQAAGVFRGSVAGREQAGQSTHTAVGILQRGQSMQQANALQEPSSRSVTLRRKLRPTSGRCLSAACGGISQNRSAAEKNWSSTKQRQMPRTLESGARLLLSECCTGRTAPGSVRRGRGTPKSKQLAAGGGQEPKTPGTQDRRKLLEQWLASRGKRYKRPPMTLPPTRLPKAKAGPEHSFWDCMEEEEEEEEESQQQQQLRLANRIAGTLRECLQLAEEGGPPAELLAMLSRIPEAEKFPQFWVCKAKLLARQGPVEAAGGPGAGVSGSPWLFGSCPLRQPHKTA